GCTTCGTACTTGGTCTTGTCGGCAAGCCAGGCTTCGATCGTCGCGAAGATGTCGAAGATATGCGGCTGGCGCGCCTGTGCCGTGTTGTAGTTCGGGTCGTTGATCCACTCCGGCTTGCCGAGCGCGCGGCAGATCGGCTCCCACGCGTGGCCCTGCACCGTGAAATAGATGTAGGCGTTCGGATCCGTTTCCCAGCCCTTGCACTTGAGCACCCAGCCCGGCTGGCCGCCGCCGCCCGCGTTGCCGCCGCGCGGCACCACGTCGCTGAACGAGCCGTGCGGGTACTGCGGATATTCCTCGAGGTAGCCCACGCGGTCCAGACGCTGCTGGTCGCGCAGTTTCACGCGGCACAGGTTGATCACGCTGTCCTGCATCGACACGGCCACCTTCTGGCCCTTGCCGGTCTTGTCGCGGCCGATCAGCGCCGTGAGAATGCCGATGGCGAGGTGCATGCCCGTGTTGCTGTCGCCGAGCGCCGCTGCGCTGACCGTGGGCGGGCCGTCCCAGAAGCCCGTCGTCGAGGCCGCGCCGCCCGCGCACTGCGCGACGTTCTCATAGACCTTCAGGTCGTCGTAGTGGTGGCCTTCGCTGAAGCCCTTCACCGAAGCGACGATCATCTTCGGGTTCAGTTCCTTGATGCGTTCCCACGTGAAGCCCATGCGGTCCAGCGCGCCGGGGCCGAAGTTCTCGACCATCACGTCCGATTCGCGAATCAGCTTTTCCAGCACTTCCTTGCCTTCGGGCTTCTTCGTGTCGAGCGTGAGCGAACGCTTGTTGCTGTTGAGCATCGTGAAATACAGCGCGTCTGCGCCGGGAATATCGCGCAATTGCGAACGCGTCACGTCGCCTGAACCCGGGCGCTCCACCTTGATCACGTCCGCGCCGAACCACGCGAGCATCTGCGTGCAGGCGGGGCCGGCCTGTACGTGCGTGAAGTCGATGATCTTGATACCGTCGAGGGGTTTGCTCATTTCTCGTATCTCCTGGTCTGTCTGATCTACCTGATCGATGGGGGCTTATTTCTTCATGGCCGCGCTTTGCGGATTCAGATTCGTGAGGCGGCCGCTTTCGGTCCCGGCCGATTCGTCGATGACGGCGTTGATCAACGTGGGCTTGCCCGACGCGATCGCCTCGAGCAGCGCGCCCGTGAGTTCTTCGGGCGTGGTCGCCTGATGGCCGATGCCGCCGAAGGCCTCGATCATCTTGTCGTAGCGCGCGTTCTTCACGAACACCGTGGGCGCGACGTCGCAGCCGCCGGTCGGATTGACGTCCGTGCCGCGATACACGCCGTTGTTGTTGAACACGATGGTGCAGACCGGCAGGTTGTAGCGGCAGATCGTTTCGAGTTCCATGCCCGAGAAGCCGAACGCGCTGTCACCCTCGATCGCCACGACCTGCGTGCCGCTCGTCACGGCCGCGCCGATCGCGAAGCCCATGCCGATGCCCATGATTCCCCACGTGCCCGAGTCGAAGCGCTTGCGCGGCTGGTACATGTCGATGATGCTGCGCGCGTAGTCGAGCGTGTTCGCGCCTTCGTTGACCACGTTGATGTCGGGGCGCGTCTTGAGCACGTCGCGAATGGCGCGCAGCGCGCTGTGGAAGTTCATCGGCGACGGACTCTTCGCGAGCGTCGCGGCCATCTTTTCCAGGTTCTTGTTCTTGCGCTCGGCAACCGCTGCGAGCCACTCTGCCGGCGGCTTCGGGAAGTCGTTGCCGATGCCTGCGACGAGCGCTTCCACGCATGAACCGATGTCGCCGATCACGGGTGCTTCGATCGCGACGTTGCTATCGATTTCCGTGGGGGCAATGTCGATCTGCACGAACTTTTTCGGTCCGGCTGCTGCGCCCCAGGTCTTGCCCTTGCCATGCGAGAGCAGCCAGTTCAGGCGCGCGCCGATCAGCACCACGGCGTCCGCCTCGGCCAGCACGAACGAGCGCGCGGCCGATGCCGATTGCTCGTGCGTATCGGGCAGCAGGCCCTTGGCCATCGACATCGGCAGATACGGAATGCCGCTCTTTTCGACCAGTTCGCGGATCTGCGCGTCGGCCTGGGCGTAGGCGGCGCCCTTGCCGAGCAGGATCAGCGGACGCTTCGCATTCCTGATCACGTCGAGAGCGCGTTGCACCGCATCCGGTGCGGGAATCTGGCGCGGCGCCGCATCGACGACCTTGATGAGCGACTGTTGCCCCTTCACGGCGTCGATAGTCTGTGCGAGCAGCTTGGCCGGCAGGTCGAGATACACGCCGCCGGGGCGGCCCGAGACCGCGGCGCGAATCGCACGCGCGATGCCCACGCCGATGTCCTCCGCGTGCAGCACACGGTACGCAGCCTTGGCATAAGGCTTCGCGGCGTTGAGCTGATCCATCTCTTCGTAGTCGCCCTGCTGGAGGTCGACGATCTCGCGCTCGCTCGACCCGCTGATGAGGATCATCGGGAAGCAGTTCGTTGTCGCGTTGGCCAGTGCCGTGAGGCCGTTCAGGAAGCCCGGCGCGGAAACGGTCAGGCAGATGCCCGGCTTCTTCGTCATGTAGCCCGCGACAGCTGCGGCGTTACCGGCGTTCTGCTCATGCCGGAAGCCGATGAAGCGCATGCCCTCGGCCTGCGCGAGGCGGGCGAGATCGGTAATCGGAATACCGACGAGACCGAAGATCGTGTCGATATCGTTGAGTTTCAGCGCGTCGATGACGAGATGAAAACCGTCGGTCGTTTGCTGCGCTTCGGACACAGGGTTCTGCTGTGCCTCGTTGATGCCTGCTTCTGCCATGACGTCTCCTCTTTGGCGGGGCGTAGTGTGATTCGTGATATACAATATTCCACACACAATATTCCACACACAATATTAGTCAAGACGTTTTTTTACCGATGCCACCTTTGCTGCACTGCGTCGCACCGCGCTACCCCGATGGCGGCTCAGGCGATCGCTCGCGAAGCGGCAAACTTTGATGCGGCACACCACGGGCAAGTCCTTTCAATCGGCCCAAACGTCCCAACGAATTTGATACGGACTCCATACATTTCTTTCAGCATCGCGGCGCTCATTCAGACGATCAGCGTATCGATGCCGCTTGCTCATGCGTCGTGCCGATACATATCGGCGGCCCGACACGCCGCGCCCTGCGCGTCAGTCCAGAAAATCGCAGTTGGCTTCCACGAACAGCGCGAGTTCTATCGAGTGCTGCCGCACGAGCTGCTCGACGCGTTCGGTGTCGCGCGCCTCGAGCGCTTCGATAATGCGCATGTGCTCCACGATCGAGCGCGACGCGCGATCGCTCTGCGCGATCGTCATGCGCCGGATCGCGCGCACATGCATGAAGATGTTCTTGATGGTGTCGACGATGATGGGCGACTTCGAAAGCTCCACCAGCGACTGGTGGAACATGATGTTCGCCTCCGAGTACTCTTCTATATGGTCCGAGGGCGTCGAATCGCCGAAGGTCGCGAACATGCGCCGCAGGCCTGCAATATCGTCGTCCGAAGCGCGCTGCGTGGCCAGACGCGCGGCGATGCTTTCGAGCGCGGCCCACATATAGATCATCTCCACGATCTCCTTGCGCGTCTTGCGCAAGATGTAAACACCGCGTCGGGGCACCGTGCGCAGAAACCCCTCCTGCTCCAGTAGCGTCATCGCTTCGCGCACGGGCGTACGGCTCACGCCCAGCTTCTCGGTCAAATCCTTCTCATCCAGACGGATCTCGTCTCGCGAGCGGTAGATGTCGGTTTCGGCAATGGCCTGCTTGAGCTTCGCGTAAGCCTGATCGCGCAGCGAAGCGGTCGCGTTGATCGGCTCCAGCGTCAGGGTGACTGCAGGCATCCCTGCGATGAGTTCTCTTTCGGCGGACATCGGTCGTTTGTCTCCAACGTTCTGTTTAGCCGGCACTTCTGGGGAATTTCATATTTCCAATACAATATATCAGTAACACGCTCGTGGCTAAGCGGGGTTTACGCGTAACCGGTGCACGTCTCTCACGATTCGCGGGCTTACCCGCAATCCATACAGTTCTGCTTATATTTTTCTAAAAAAACTTTAACTATCGTTTATTCATTGAGGCTTCTACTCTTGCTTCACGTTACTCGACATGAGGAGACAGCCATGAGCCACCTGGACACCCGCCACGATCATCAGTTGGACGCGCAACTGTGCGCATTCAATTCGGCCTTTGCCGAACTGGGCCTGCGTTTTCGCTGGGATGCGCGCACGCTGTATTCGCTCGCCTCGATCGCCGGTGAACATGCGCGCGTCGCCGCTTATATCGAGACGAATCACCCGCATCTGCTGAAGGCGTACAGCAT
The Paraburkholderia acidiphila genome window above contains:
- the frc gene encoding formyl-CoA transferase, with protein sequence MSKPLDGIKIIDFTHVQAGPACTQMLAWFGADVIKVERPGSGDVTRSQLRDIPGADALYFTMLNSNKRSLTLDTKKPEGKEVLEKLIRESDVMVENFGPGALDRMGFTWERIKELNPKMIVASVKGFSEGHHYDDLKVYENVAQCAGGAASTTGFWDGPPTVSAAALGDSNTGMHLAIGILTALIGRDKTGKGQKVAVSMQDSVINLCRVKLRDQQRLDRVGYLEEYPQYPHGSFSDVVPRGGNAGGGGQPGWVLKCKGWETDPNAYIYFTVQGHAWEPICRALGKPEWINDPNYNTAQARQPHIFDIFATIEAWLADKTKYEAVDILRKFDIPCAPVLSMKEIADDASLRASGTIVEVPHKERGSYLTVGSPIKFSDLKPEITGSPLLGEHTDEVLADLGYTPQQIAALHETRAV
- the oxc gene encoding oxalyl-CoA decarboxylase, whose amino-acid sequence is MAEAGINEAQQNPVSEAQQTTDGFHLVIDALKLNDIDTIFGLVGIPITDLARLAQAEGMRFIGFRHEQNAGNAAAVAGYMTKKPGICLTVSAPGFLNGLTALANATTNCFPMILISGSSEREIVDLQQGDYEEMDQLNAAKPYAKAAYRVLHAEDIGVGIARAIRAAVSGRPGGVYLDLPAKLLAQTIDAVKGQQSLIKVVDAAPRQIPAPDAVQRALDVIRNAKRPLILLGKGAAYAQADAQIRELVEKSGIPYLPMSMAKGLLPDTHEQSASAARSFVLAEADAVVLIGARLNWLLSHGKGKTWGAAAGPKKFVQIDIAPTEIDSNVAIEAPVIGDIGSCVEALVAGIGNDFPKPPAEWLAAVAERKNKNLEKMAATLAKSPSPMNFHSALRAIRDVLKTRPDINVVNEGANTLDYARSIIDMYQPRKRFDSGTWGIMGIGMGFAIGAAVTSGTQVVAIEGDSAFGFSGMELETICRYNLPVCTIVFNNNGVYRGTDVNPTGGCDVAPTVFVKNARYDKMIEAFGGIGHQATTPEELTGALLEAIASGKPTLINAVIDESAGTESGRLTNLNPQSAAMKK
- a CDS encoding GntR family transcriptional regulator → MSAERELIAGMPAVTLTLEPINATASLRDQAYAKLKQAIAETDIYRSRDEIRLDEKDLTEKLGVSRTPVREAMTLLEQEGFLRTVPRRGVYILRKTRKEIVEMIYMWAALESIAARLATQRASDDDIAGLRRMFATFGDSTPSDHIEEYSEANIMFHQSLVELSKSPIIVDTIKNIFMHVRAIRRMTIAQSDRASRSIVEHMRIIEALEARDTERVEQLVRQHSIELALFVEANCDFLD